The proteins below come from a single Chryseobacterium capnotolerans genomic window:
- a CDS encoding NUDIX hydrolase gives MKIKDTKSKETLQELIDTKDFVAHISVDCTIFGFHNNILKVLLLKYHDLDLWSLPGGFVFNDEDLREAAERVLYERTHLKDLFLKQFHTFGRIDRTENNVHQILLRNKGIEVPADHWIFQRFITVGYCSLIDFSLTNTFPDAFNESCEWFEVNNLPKMAFDHDRIIETGLEYLRMNINTEVAASNLLPEKFTMKDLQALYETILGQKFRRNNFQRKILSLNILDRLEKLYDGSANKAPYLYKFKTEVHNSTNQYPISNDEEA, from the coding sequence ATGAAAATCAAAGACACAAAAAGTAAAGAAACACTTCAGGAACTGATCGACACCAAGGATTTCGTTGCTCATATTTCTGTAGACTGTACGATATTCGGATTTCACAATAACATTCTGAAAGTATTGTTATTGAAATATCATGATCTGGATCTGTGGTCACTCCCGGGTGGTTTTGTTTTCAATGATGAGGATCTTAGAGAAGCGGCAGAACGGGTTTTGTATGAGCGAACTCATCTTAAAGATTTGTTTCTAAAACAATTCCATACATTCGGAAGAATTGACCGTACAGAAAATAATGTACATCAGATCCTTCTTAGAAATAAAGGGATTGAAGTCCCTGCAGACCACTGGATTTTTCAGAGGTTTATTACAGTAGGATACTGCAGTCTCATCGATTTTTCACTCACAAATACTTTTCCGGATGCTTTTAACGAAAGCTGCGAATGGTTTGAAGTGAATAATCTGCCGAAGATGGCATTTGACCACGACAGAATTATAGAAACCGGACTGGAATATCTTCGAATGAATATCAACACTGAAGTGGCAGCCAGTAATCTTCTTCCTGAGAAATTTACGATGAAGGACCTTCAGGCTCTTTATGAAACCATTTTAGGGCAAAAATTCAGAAGAAATAACTTCCAGCGAAAAATACTAAGCCTCAATATTCTTGACCGATTAGAAAAACTATATGACGGTTCTGCTAACAAAGCTCCATACCTCTATAAATTTAAAACTGAAGTGCATAATTCCACTAATCAGTACCCTATCTCCAATGATGAGGAAGCTTAA